The following proteins come from a genomic window of Malus domestica chromosome 02, GDT2T_hap1:
- the LOC103426918 gene encoding transcription factor DIVARICATA-like, whose product MFQETAPCWSSVVQSAASTPWTRLEDKVFEQALVRFSEDLPNRWERIAEELPGKTPKEVLEHYEDLVHDVLEIDSGRVNLPSYADESMVGWEDTASQITFGSNREPERKKGTPWTEEEHKLFLIGLKKFGKGDWRSISRNVVVTRTPTQVASHAQKYFLRQTSMKKERKRSSIHDITTVESNSVSVPADRNWIPPPAVPVHQSPLQHLTQQSHLPDQGDLSGYQDFGYPM is encoded by the exons ATGTTTCAAGAAACGGCGCCGTGTTGGTCGAGCGTGGTTCAGTCGGCGGCGTCGACTCCGTGGACTCGGCTCGAGGACAAGGTGTTTGAGCAGGCGCTGGTCAGGTTCTCCGAGGACTTGCCCAATCGGTGGGAGAGGATCGCCGAAGAGTTGCCGGGCAAGACTCCCAAGGAGGTGTTGGAGCACTACGAGGACTTGGTGCACGATGTCTTGGAAATCGATTCCGGCCGGGTCAATTTGCCCAGTTATGCTGATGAGTCGATGGTCGGCTGGGAGGACACGGCCAGTCAGATCACTTTTGGGTCCAACCGCGAGCCTGAGAGGAAGAAGGGAACGCCTTGGACTGAAGAAGAACACAA GTTATTTCTAATTGGACTAAAAAAGTTTGGTAAGGGCGACTGGAGGAGCATTTCAAGGAATGTGGTTGTGACAAGAACACCAACCCAAGTAGCAAGCCACGCCCAGAAGTATTTCCTTCGTCAAACCTCAatgaaaaaggaaaggaaaagatCAAGCATTCACGACATAACCACTGTAGAGAGCAACTCAGTATCTGTGCCTGCTGATCGCAACTGGATTCCTCCACCTGCAGTTCCGGTTCATCAGTCTCCATTGCAACATTTGACCCAACAGAGTCATTTGCCTGATCAGGGGGATTTGTCGGGGTACCAAGATTTTGGCTATCCGATGTAA